In a single window of the Nodularia sp. LEGE 06071 genome:
- a CDS encoding four helix bundle protein has protein sequence MTSYEIRSYQDLKVWQEGMNLAEACYELTMTFPKEELYGMTSQIRRASTSIPANIAEGYGREYRLEYIKFLRIAQGSLKELETHLLLSSRAKIGLTDTQSASPILRQCESVGKLLRALIRSLEKKENKE, from the coding sequence ATGACAAGTTATGAAATTCGCTCTTATCAAGATTTAAAAGTTTGGCAAGAAGGCATGAATTTAGCTGAAGCTTGCTATGAGCTAACAATGACGTTTCCAAAAGAGGAACTCTACGGAATGACTTCACAAATTCGTCGGGCATCTACCTCAATTCCAGCAAATATTGCTGAGGGTTATGGAAGGGAATATCGCTTGGAGTACATAAAATTTTTACGAATAGCACAAGGCTCTCTCAAAGAACTAGAAACTCATTTGTTACTATCGTCTAGAGCCAAAATTGGACTTACAGATACTCAATCAGCCAGTCCAATTTTGAGACAATGTGAATCTGTAGGAAAATTGCTCCGGGCGCTCATTCGTTCTTTAGAGAAAAAGGAGAATAAGGAATAG